A genomic stretch from uncultured Cohaesibacter sp. includes:
- a CDS encoding glucoamylase family protein: MISLSFLANLNGQTSKLWRDTTPIREELFSAERLELHAKTLAVAQVVSPNPPRVPTLQKRLKENANAIHAAYLSNAEELENHQNLVPAAEWLLDNYYLIDEQIRAIKSSLPPSYYQQLPKLIDGPLAGYPRVFGIAWAFVAHTDSHFDPEIFLRFIRAYQTIHPLSMGELWALPITLRIVLIENLRRLADQIVAGRNSRIAADTLVDQVLVKKIASDIALAGISSAPLPERFAAQLAKRLRDHDADDIPILAWLEERLSSEGCSIDEVVLRSQQNLGASNLSVRNIITSLRLISGIEWSDAFESVNLVDAELRKSKTFALMDFATRDMYRNAIEVLARRSPVSEIEVTRQVMALVSSAGGADSQDSLSDPGYYLLSDGRPLLETQIDFTPPMRLSILRFSQRLGVGGYVGLISCLALMMLWACIWALNISSIPVGILLCLAGFIPATEVSTAYVNRFVTWSFGAVILPSMEFEHGVSIDSRTMVVVPTMLSNSEELLRQIEHLEIHYLSGPEDDLTFALLLDRIDADQQFIAAEVPMIADGEAAIEQLNKRYGAGVAGKRFLLLVRDRQFNASEGKWMGWERKRGKLQELNQLLRGAKDTTFNALDGTIPWVPDQVRYVITMDADTRLPRDAARKLIGKMAHPLNHPIFDKKTQRIIHGYGILQPRVTPTLTAKGKNTLFHRVFSAPGGIDPYSSAISDVYQDLFGEGSYTGKGIYDVDAFEAALANRIPENTVLSHDLLEGIFVRSGLVSDIEVIDDFPSRYDVACKRQDRWARGDWQLLPWILAWHSHIKSVDLIGFAKILDNLRRSLVAPTLLACLGLVWMLPFTSALLGTCFVLCAVAIPEFVSCFFAVIPRNMGIRINSHFQMLGAEFNAAAIKTLLSLVFLPHQAAIMGRAIIKSVTRLYVTHNHMLQWVTAAQAELACELKLSGFYRLMIGGTALGLVMIAGLAALSLQSLPITGVFACLWLIAPLVAFQISRTSDKAKNAELTPTEKERLRAIARRTWRYFERFVTPADNMLPPDNFQEDPKPVIAHRTSPTNIGLYLLSAGAAYDFGWAGKSETVERLESCFETLRRMERFRGHFFNWYDTTNLKVLEPAYVSTVDSGNLAGHLIALSKACTEWKVDLPIATVRMGMNDTLMLALEAFETVMVKSASTQRLGLLYEELKSGLNGAQDLEVIAPRLGRIARKSVVLANEVSIIPEKDRMPDMVYWTTALSRRIREFERDLSASPEVRDHLHLRLDALADEARTMALAMDFTFLFVQKRKLLSIGYARAENKLDENCYDLLASEANLASFVAIAKGDIPTRHWFRLGRQSTPDKNGSALVSWSGSMFEYLMPSLVMQAPTDSLLNDTNRRIVALQQGYGRKLNLPWGISESAFNARDIEFTYQYSNFGVPGLGLKRGLSENRVIAPYATGLAAMFDARNASINYDRIADMGGSGPYGFYEALDFTQSRLPDGQKVAIVRNVMAHHQGMTIVAIANVMHDGLMRSRFHSDPLIMASELLLQERRPRYVPLVHPGAEEVKASTEEAIFNEPTIRRFKSPLVGAPITHLLSNGSYSVMLTARGAGYSRWGEIAISRWSEDSTHENFGSFIFLKDVDSGSVWSPAGHLAKRDLKQQQVVFAEDYGEYSCRNGLLSSRMDVLVSGEDDGEVRRITLSNAGLRARHIEVTSYSELVLASPISDAAHPVFSKMFVETEYLPEFGGLLANRRRRSPDEPEVWVSHFAIVEGEIAQEPQYETDRLKFLGRNRSLPNAKALNDKASLSNTTGTVLDPIFSLRHRVSIAPGETLHITFWTLVAASRSELMNLLDKHHDHNSYDRAKTLAWTQAQVQLRHLNVSSSEAADFQSLTSALLYSDARFRASASVVASGAGRQSALWPLSISGDLPIVLLRISDMDGLPLVRRLLRAYAYWRMKGLHIDLIILNDLSTSYIQDLQSAIQTAMRSSQIRNENEHGSVLLLRSDQISLEAKSLLISVARVSLVANHGSLSEQLGRIFQSDEASRTGVGSASPIPVIVSDQDLLPQPKDLEFFNEIGGFDKDGTEYVITLKDNDTTPAPWINVIANPHFGFQVSETGSGYCWAENSRENQLTPWSNDPVADPAGEAIYIRDEESGAVWCPTAKPIRDKGTYITRHGFGYSRFEHAAGGIHSNLVQFVPLSDPIRISKLTLTNRSNRRRHLSVTLYNDWVLGSSRVKSEPFILSERDEETGALFATKPWNIAFPDRVAFADFNGLQQEWTADRTGFIGRNSSLAHPEAMRGKKALSGTMGACLDPCAAQRTTIVLEPGESHDFVSLLGQSRTREGAREVITQYRTCDIDACLSGVQRYWKDSLGAVQVKTPDRAMDIMLNGWLLYQTQACRIWARSGFYQASGAYGFRDQMQDHIALTFSQPEETRKHLLLAAGRQFVEGDVQHWWLPHSGQGVRTHISDDRVWLAFATATYIAQTGDEAILGEKLPFLDGPLLTAGTHDAFFVPDISDKTGSLFEHCARALDLCLALTGENGLPLIGTGDWNDGMNRVGEAGKGTSVWLGWLLLRSIHLFAPLAEKRDPERAKLWTAHATSLLSSLENTAWDGEWYRRATFDDGLWLGASTSEECKIDSIAQSWAVLSGAADRDRARMAMQSLDQHLVLRDEGLALLFTPPFDQSASDPGYIQGYPPGLRENGGQYTHAAMWAILAFAQLGEGEKAHALLSLVNPVNHALTPEATDRYKVEPYVIAADVYSVAPHVGRGGWTWYTGSAGWMYQAGISGILGLRREGKTLIIAPCIPKSWPSFHLHVRVDETDYDVAVSQSFVGREDRAIAILDGKSCPVSHNSVSVQLDGLHHSLQLELQRQKG; encoded by the coding sequence ATGATATCTCTGTCATTTCTTGCCAATTTAAATGGACAAACCTCCAAGCTTTGGAGGGACACCACTCCGATCAGGGAAGAGTTATTCAGCGCGGAACGGCTGGAGCTTCATGCGAAAACGCTCGCAGTTGCACAAGTGGTTTCGCCAAACCCTCCAAGAGTGCCCACGCTACAAAAGCGCCTCAAAGAGAATGCCAATGCGATCCATGCCGCTTATCTTTCCAACGCTGAAGAGCTGGAAAATCACCAAAATTTGGTTCCCGCTGCGGAATGGCTTCTCGATAATTATTATCTGATAGATGAGCAGATACGCGCCATTAAAAGCAGTCTCCCTCCAAGCTACTACCAACAGCTGCCCAAATTGATTGATGGACCCTTGGCTGGCTATCCTCGCGTTTTCGGCATAGCCTGGGCCTTTGTTGCCCATACAGACAGTCATTTTGATCCCGAGATATTTCTACGATTTATTCGTGCCTATCAAACAATCCATCCGCTTTCCATGGGCGAGCTTTGGGCGCTTCCGATTACGCTCCGTATTGTGTTGATAGAAAATCTCCGACGTTTGGCAGATCAGATCGTCGCCGGACGAAACAGCCGTATTGCGGCAGACACCCTCGTCGATCAGGTGCTGGTGAAGAAAATCGCTTCTGATATTGCTCTGGCCGGGATTTCATCAGCCCCTTTGCCTGAACGGTTTGCAGCGCAACTGGCCAAGCGCCTGCGTGATCATGATGCAGATGACATACCCATACTGGCTTGGCTTGAAGAACGCCTATCCAGCGAAGGCTGCTCTATTGATGAAGTTGTTTTGCGCTCTCAACAAAATCTTGGCGCCTCCAACCTGTCCGTCCGTAACATAATAACCAGTTTGCGCCTTATTTCCGGCATTGAGTGGTCGGACGCGTTTGAAAGCGTGAATCTGGTTGATGCCGAGCTGCGCAAAAGCAAAACTTTTGCTCTGATGGACTTTGCAACGCGAGACATGTATCGCAACGCGATTGAGGTTCTGGCACGCAGATCGCCAGTATCGGAAATCGAGGTGACGAGGCAGGTCATGGCGCTGGTTTCAAGCGCGGGCGGTGCAGATTCGCAAGACAGCCTCTCAGATCCCGGTTACTATCTGCTTTCAGATGGGCGGCCGCTGCTTGAAACCCAAATAGACTTCACCCCCCCCATGCGCCTATCGATACTCCGCTTCAGTCAACGGTTGGGCGTTGGCGGCTATGTCGGTCTTATCTCCTGTCTTGCCCTCATGATGCTATGGGCATGCATTTGGGCTTTGAATATCTCAAGTATCCCTGTCGGGATTCTGCTTTGTTTGGCCGGCTTCATTCCCGCAACGGAGGTTTCGACTGCATACGTAAACCGGTTCGTGACCTGGAGCTTTGGCGCGGTGATCCTGCCCAGCATGGAGTTTGAGCACGGCGTCTCCATAGACTCGCGAACCATGGTGGTCGTCCCGACCATGTTGAGCAATTCTGAAGAGCTTCTCAGGCAGATCGAACACCTCGAAATCCATTATCTGTCCGGCCCGGAAGACGATCTCACATTTGCGTTGCTGCTTGATCGTATAGATGCAGACCAGCAGTTCATCGCTGCAGAAGTTCCCATGATCGCTGATGGAGAGGCGGCAATCGAGCAACTGAACAAACGCTATGGAGCAGGCGTAGCTGGCAAGCGTTTTCTTCTTCTTGTTCGAGATCGACAATTCAATGCTTCTGAAGGCAAATGGATGGGCTGGGAGCGCAAGCGCGGAAAGCTGCAAGAGCTCAATCAATTGCTGCGAGGGGCAAAGGACACCACTTTCAACGCTCTTGATGGCACAATTCCATGGGTGCCGGACCAAGTTCGCTATGTAATTACGATGGATGCTGACACCCGATTGCCAAGGGATGCCGCGCGCAAGCTAATCGGTAAAATGGCTCATCCCCTCAATCATCCGATTTTCGATAAAAAGACACAACGCATTATTCACGGCTACGGTATTCTCCAACCACGAGTAACCCCTACGTTGACAGCCAAGGGGAAGAACACTCTTTTTCACCGGGTCTTTTCTGCACCCGGAGGCATAGACCCTTACTCTTCGGCCATTTCCGATGTCTACCAGGATCTATTTGGTGAGGGCTCTTATACTGGCAAGGGAATTTATGACGTTGATGCCTTTGAGGCGGCTCTGGCCAATCGCATTCCGGAGAATACGGTTCTCAGCCACGATCTGCTCGAAGGGATATTCGTTCGTTCAGGTCTGGTTTCAGACATTGAAGTCATCGACGATTTCCCCTCTCGCTACGACGTGGCATGCAAACGCCAAGACCGCTGGGCCCGAGGCGATTGGCAATTGCTTCCATGGATATTGGCATGGCACAGCCACATAAAGTCGGTCGATCTGATCGGCTTTGCAAAAATTCTCGACAATTTGCGGCGATCCCTTGTTGCCCCCACCTTGTTAGCCTGCCTCGGGCTCGTTTGGATGTTGCCCTTTACGTCGGCGCTGTTGGGCACGTGTTTCGTTCTTTGTGCTGTGGCTATTCCCGAATTTGTTTCTTGCTTCTTTGCCGTTATTCCCAGGAATATGGGGATACGCATCAATAGCCATTTCCAGATGCTGGGGGCGGAATTCAATGCAGCCGCAATCAAGACCTTGTTGTCACTCGTCTTTCTGCCTCATCAGGCCGCGATCATGGGGCGCGCCATTATAAAATCAGTCACGAGACTCTACGTGACGCACAACCATATGCTGCAGTGGGTTACGGCGGCTCAGGCAGAACTTGCATGTGAACTGAAGCTTTCGGGGTTTTACCGACTAATGATCGGCGGAACAGCGTTGGGCCTTGTCATGATCGCAGGACTGGCGGCTTTGTCCCTTCAGTCATTGCCGATCACGGGAGTCTTTGCCTGTCTTTGGCTTATCGCTCCTCTCGTTGCTTTTCAGATCAGCCGCACATCTGACAAGGCAAAGAACGCCGAATTAACACCGACTGAGAAAGAGCGTCTGCGTGCGATAGCACGCCGCACCTGGCGCTATTTCGAAAGATTCGTCACTCCCGCTGACAATATGCTTCCTCCTGACAATTTTCAGGAAGACCCCAAGCCAGTCATCGCACACAGGACATCTCCGACCAATATTGGGCTTTATCTTTTATCGGCTGGCGCTGCCTATGATTTCGGATGGGCAGGAAAAAGCGAGACGGTCGAACGGCTGGAATCTTGCTTTGAAACCCTGCGTCGCATGGAACGTTTCCGCGGACATTTCTTCAACTGGTATGACACAACCAACTTAAAGGTTCTCGAGCCAGCTTATGTCTCCACGGTGGATAGCGGAAACCTTGCTGGCCATCTGATCGCTCTGTCAAAAGCATGTACTGAATGGAAAGTTGACTTACCCATTGCTACAGTGCGAATGGGAATGAACGACACGCTCATGTTGGCGCTTGAGGCATTTGAGACCGTCATGGTCAAGTCTGCCAGCACTCAACGCCTTGGCCTGCTCTATGAAGAACTCAAATCCGGACTGAATGGGGCTCAGGACCTAGAGGTAATCGCGCCAAGATTGGGTCGCATTGCGAGAAAATCGGTTGTGCTGGCAAATGAGGTTTCCATCATTCCGGAAAAAGACCGTATGCCAGACATGGTCTACTGGACCACAGCGCTATCGCGCAGAATTCGCGAGTTTGAAAGGGACCTGTCCGCTTCCCCAGAGGTACGGGATCATTTGCACCTTCGTTTGGACGCTCTGGCTGATGAAGCGCGAACCATGGCGTTGGCCATGGATTTCACATTCCTCTTTGTCCAAAAGCGGAAACTGCTCTCCATCGGTTATGCGCGTGCCGAGAACAAGCTTGATGAGAATTGCTATGATCTTCTCGCTTCCGAAGCCAATCTTGCGAGCTTTGTAGCCATCGCAAAAGGGGATATTCCGACACGCCACTGGTTTAGACTCGGACGACAATCGACGCCAGACAAAAATGGGTCTGCCCTTGTTTCCTGGTCAGGATCGATGTTTGAATATCTGATGCCTTCTCTGGTGATGCAGGCCCCCACTGATAGCCTTCTTAATGACACCAACCGTCGCATTGTGGCGCTTCAGCAAGGCTATGGCAGAAAGCTGAACCTACCTTGGGGCATCTCTGAATCTGCGTTTAACGCCCGGGATATTGAGTTTACCTATCAGTATTCCAATTTTGGGGTTCCCGGTTTGGGGTTGAAGCGCGGGCTTTCGGAGAACCGTGTGATCGCTCCCTATGCGACGGGGTTGGCCGCAATGTTCGACGCCCGCAATGCCTCGATCAACTATGATCGGATAGCTGATATGGGAGGATCTGGACCTTACGGATTTTACGAGGCCCTGGATTTCACGCAATCCCGATTGCCCGATGGGCAGAAAGTGGCAATCGTCCGCAACGTAATGGCTCATCATCAGGGCATGACCATTGTTGCCATCGCCAACGTTATGCATGACGGGCTCATGCGATCGCGTTTTCACAGCGATCCGCTCATCATGGCCAGCGAACTTTTGTTGCAAGAACGCAGGCCGCGTTATGTGCCTCTGGTTCATCCCGGAGCCGAAGAAGTGAAAGCCTCAACTGAAGAGGCCATATTCAACGAGCCCACAATCCGGCGCTTCAAGTCTCCACTGGTTGGGGCACCAATTACCCATTTGCTCTCAAATGGCAGCTATAGTGTGATGTTGACAGCACGCGGCGCCGGTTACAGCCGGTGGGGCGAGATTGCCATTTCGCGCTGGAGTGAGGATTCCACCCACGAAAACTTCGGTTCTTTCATCTTCCTCAAAGATGTCGATTCCGGCTCTGTTTGGTCTCCTGCCGGTCATCTGGCCAAACGAGACCTGAAACAACAGCAAGTGGTCTTTGCCGAGGATTATGGGGAGTATTCCTGCCGCAACGGATTGCTCTCCAGCCGAATGGATGTGCTGGTTTCGGGTGAAGATGATGGTGAAGTGAGACGGATAACGCTCTCCAATGCGGGGCTAAGAGCGCGTCATATTGAAGTCACGTCCTATAGCGAGTTGGTTCTCGCCTCCCCGATATCGGATGCCGCTCATCCGGTCTTTTCCAAGATGTTTGTTGAAACGGAATATCTGCCCGAATTTGGGGGGCTCCTGGCAAATCGTCGTCGTCGTTCACCAGACGAGCCGGAAGTCTGGGTTAGTCATTTTGCAATTGTGGAAGGGGAAATAGCTCAAGAGCCACAATATGAAACGGACAGACTGAAGTTTTTGGGGCGCAATCGCTCGCTTCCCAACGCAAAGGCTTTAAACGACAAGGCTTCGCTTTCCAATACAACGGGCACAGTCCTGGATCCGATCTTTTCCCTAAGGCATCGGGTCAGCATCGCTCCCGGCGAAACATTGCACATCACTTTTTGGACGTTGGTGGCAGCGTCTCGTTCCGAGTTGATGAATTTGCTTGATAAGCATCACGACCACAATTCCTATGATCGAGCAAAAACTTTGGCCTGGACACAGGCGCAGGTGCAATTGCGCCACCTGAACGTGTCTTCAAGCGAAGCGGCAGATTTCCAGAGTTTGACCTCGGCACTTCTCTATTCAGATGCCCGATTCCGTGCGTCTGCTTCAGTGGTCGCCAGTGGGGCTGGACGCCAATCAGCGCTGTGGCCATTGTCAATTTCCGGAGACCTTCCCATCGTCCTGTTACGGATATCAGACATGGATGGCTTGCCGCTCGTGAGACGGCTGCTTCGTGCCTATGCCTATTGGCGTATGAAAGGGCTCCATATCGATCTCATCATATTGAACGATCTTTCAACCAGCTACATCCAGGATTTGCAGTCCGCAATACAAACGGCGATGAGATCGTCTCAGATCCGCAATGAAAATGAACATGGATCTGTCTTGCTTCTGCGCTCAGACCAGATCAGTTTGGAAGCAAAATCCCTTCTGATTTCGGTTGCGCGCGTGTCGCTTGTAGCCAATCACGGGTCCCTATCTGAGCAATTGGGCCGTATTTTCCAGTCGGACGAGGCGTCAAGGACTGGTGTTGGTAGTGCATCTCCTATTCCAGTCATTGTCTCAGACCAGGACCTCTTGCCTCAGCCAAAGGATCTGGAATTTTTCAACGAGATTGGAGGCTTCGATAAAGATGGCACAGAATATGTCATCACTCTGAAGGATAACGACACTACGCCTGCACCATGGATCAATGTGATTGCCAATCCACATTTCGGCTTTCAGGTCTCGGAGACGGGGAGCGGATATTGCTGGGCAGAGAATAGCCGCGAGAACCAGCTAACGCCGTGGTCCAATGATCCGGTTGCCGATCCTGCGGGTGAGGCAATTTATATCCGCGATGAGGAAAGCGGTGCGGTTTGGTGTCCAACCGCAAAGCCCATTCGCGACAAAGGCACCTACATAACGCGCCATGGGTTCGGCTACAGCAGGTTCGAGCATGCCGCCGGAGGGATCCATTCCAATCTGGTGCAATTCGTTCCTCTGTCAGATCCGATCAGAATTTCCAAGTTAACATTGACCAACAGGTCCAACCGGAGGCGGCACCTATCCGTCACCCTCTATAACGACTGGGTTCTGGGCTCATCCCGGGTCAAGTCCGAACCTTTCATTCTAAGCGAGCGAGATGAAGAAACCGGGGCTCTGTTTGCAACCAAACCGTGGAATATAGCCTTCCCCGATAGGGTTGCATTTGCCGATTTTAACGGTCTTCAGCAGGAATGGACGGCCGACCGAACCGGCTTTATCGGACGAAACAGCAGCCTTGCCCATCCGGAAGCCATGAGAGGCAAAAAAGCACTCTCCGGCACCATGGGTGCGTGCCTTGATCCGTGTGCAGCACAGCGCACCACCATTGTGTTGGAACCGGGTGAGAGCCATGATTTTGTCTCCCTTCTTGGACAAAGTCGCACCAGAGAGGGCGCTCGTGAAGTTATCACCCAATACCGCACCTGTGATATCGATGCGTGTCTGTCCGGGGTTCAACGCTATTGGAAGGATAGTTTGGGAGCGGTTCAGGTTAAAACCCCCGATCGTGCCATGGACATCATGCTCAATGGTTGGCTCCTCTATCAGACGCAAGCTTGTCGTATCTGGGCGCGCTCTGGATTTTATCAGGCAAGTGGAGCCTATGGGTTCCGAGACCAGATGCAGGACCATATCGCACTGACCTTCTCTCAACCGGAGGAAACGCGAAAGCATCTTCTCCTTGCTGCCGGAAGGCAGTTTGTGGAAGGTGACGTCCAGCATTGGTGGCTCCCTCATTCGGGCCAAGGGGTCCGAACGCATATTTCCGATGACCGAGTGTGGCTGGCCTTTGCCACGGCAACCTACATTGCCCAAACCGGGGATGAGGCCATTCTCGGCGAAAAGTTGCCGTTTCTAGATGGTCCTTTGTTGACGGCAGGGACCCATGATGCCTTCTTCGTACCGGATATTTCCGACAAAACAGGAAGCCTGTTTGAGCACTGCGCCCGTGCGCTGGATCTGTGTCTGGCTTTAACGGGAGAAAACGGGTTGCCGCTGATCGGGACTGGCGACTGGAATGACGGTATGAATCGTGTTGGCGAAGCAGGTAAGGGAACCAGCGTCTGGCTCGGTTGGCTGCTTTTGCGGAGTATTCATCTTTTCGCACCGTTGGCAGAAAAAAGAGATCCCGAACGGGCCAAACTCTGGACCGCACATGCAACCTCCTTGCTCTCATCCCTTGAAAATACGGCATGGGATGGAGAATGGTATCGCCGGGCAACCTTTGATGACGGCCTCTGGCTTGGGGCTTCGACCAGTGAAGAATGCAAAATCGATTCCATCGCCCAATCATGGGCTGTCTTGTCTGGTGCGGCAGACAGGGATCGCGCACGAATGGCCATGCAGTCTCTAGATCAACATCTGGTACTCAGGGATGAGGGCTTGGCCTTGTTGTTCACTCCCCCTTTCGATCAATCTGCCAGTGATCCCGGTTATATCCAGGGCTATCCGCCGGGGTTACGCGAGAATGGTGGACAATATACCCATGCAGCGATGTGGGCGATCCTAGCCTTTGCTCAACTGGGGGAAGGCGAGAAGGCACATGCGCTTTTGTCATTGGTCAATCCGGTCAATCATGCACTAACCCCAGAGGCAACAGATCGATACAAGGTGGAACCCTATGTGATTGCCGCAGATGTCTATTCTGTCGCGCCTCATGTCGGGCGCGGAGGGTGGACATGGTATACAGGATCGGCCGGATGGATGTATCAGGCTGGCATCTCTGGGATTCTTGGCTTGAGACGCGAGGGAAAAACGCTGATTATCGCTCCTTGTATTCCGAAAAGCTGGCCAAGCTTTCACCTGCATGTGCGGGTCGATGAGACGGACTATGACGTTGCCGTTTCGCAGTCTTTTGTAGGCAGAGAGGACAGGGCAATCGCCATTCTGGATGGCAAGTCATGTCCGGTGTCTCACAACAGTGTAAGCGTTCAACTGGATGGACTACATCATAGTTTGCAATTGGAATTGCAAAGACAAAAGGGGTGA
- a CDS encoding P-loop NTPase fold protein yields MKNYFNDSPIESSEDDRYGIAPFATSLAKSILKIEEPIGTTIALNGPWGSGKSSAVNLIRSALKEANDSRLVITEFKCWWYRGEEALALAFLQNLNAVLGSTLKDKVKDLVPRLGRGVLQAGPIIGPAIALTPAGPFAGLIGGAFDFAKRFFPEGDTLETTFQKLAEVLAEQDQRFLVVIDDLDRLAPDEALAIFRLIKSVGRLPNVMYLVVFDRQLAENAVSEKYPSEGPHFLEKIIQAGFELPAPLPTDLNNAVLASISEICGSPDEEQIVRFMNVFYDVVAPYITSPRHVSRFQNAISVTWPAIAGDINSADFVALEALRLYEPVLFSAIKSNKQLVCGTQGQHGANGNDESRFDVFLRDMPEDRHERAKSALQRIFPRLENMGYTGEWTREWSAERRICIETHFDTYFRLSLSDEVLSAAQIDELIDKAEDRDFIQSAFRKASQVERRTGQSMVPVYLDELTTNGARVEKAKVQPLICALFEIHDEIDQKGDAERGFMAMANTSLRYHWLIRRLTRDRFTIQERSDLYLVATRNAALGWLVDFVSSAKGDYQVREGRQPTREEDCLTTEAVLPALTNRALGAIRSAAANGTLLGHPDLLYILYRWIDFMDNDPSEVRAWTNALLLDPKGLVSLAQAMTGESWSMGMGGFGSLGDRVPRRNVTAQINDDTDIIDVTSFREALRAVQDSEAITAEEKETVRVFLEAWDHQRRRDDD; encoded by the coding sequence ATGAAAAACTATTTCAACGATAGCCCAATCGAAAGCAGTGAAGATGACCGATATGGAATTGCTCCGTTCGCCACTTCTTTGGCGAAAAGCATCTTGAAAATTGAAGAACCGATCGGCACCACAATTGCCTTAAATGGACCGTGGGGCTCTGGGAAAAGCAGCGCGGTTAATCTTATCCGATCAGCGCTGAAAGAAGCCAATGATTCTCGACTTGTCATTACTGAATTCAAGTGTTGGTGGTACAGGGGCGAAGAGGCACTGGCCCTTGCGTTCCTTCAAAACCTTAACGCAGTGCTAGGCTCAACGCTCAAAGACAAGGTCAAAGATCTGGTTCCGAGGTTGGGGCGTGGGGTCTTGCAGGCAGGTCCTATAATAGGACCTGCAATTGCTCTCACTCCGGCAGGACCGTTTGCCGGGCTGATCGGTGGGGCGTTTGATTTCGCAAAGCGCTTCTTCCCTGAGGGAGACACCTTGGAAACGACCTTTCAAAAGCTGGCCGAAGTACTTGCTGAACAAGATCAAAGGTTTCTCGTCGTTATTGATGATTTAGATCGGTTGGCTCCAGACGAAGCTCTCGCCATTTTTCGACTGATCAAGTCAGTGGGGCGGTTGCCAAACGTGATGTACCTTGTAGTGTTTGATAGACAACTTGCTGAAAATGCGGTTAGCGAGAAGTACCCATCAGAAGGCCCTCACTTTCTTGAAAAGATCATACAGGCAGGGTTTGAGCTTCCGGCTCCGCTTCCTACGGACCTTAACAATGCAGTGTTAGCATCGATCTCCGAGATCTGTGGATCGCCCGACGAGGAGCAAATAGTCCGCTTCATGAATGTCTTTTACGACGTTGTTGCGCCGTACATAACTTCTCCTCGTCACGTCAGCCGCTTCCAAAATGCTATTAGCGTGACGTGGCCTGCGATTGCGGGCGATATAAATTCGGCCGATTTTGTGGCTCTAGAAGCTCTCAGGCTTTATGAACCAGTTCTTTTTTCAGCTATCAAATCAAACAAACAGTTGGTATGCGGTACGCAAGGCCAGCACGGCGCAAACGGAAACGACGAAAGCCGATTTGATGTATTTCTTCGGGACATGCCCGAAGATAGGCATGAGCGTGCCAAGTCGGCTCTTCAGCGGATATTCCCTCGGTTAGAAAACATGGGCTATACCGGAGAATGGACTCGCGAGTGGAGTGCTGAACGCCGAATCTGCATCGAAACGCATTTCGACACTTACTTTCGTCTTTCCCTTAGTGATGAGGTTTTGTCGGCCGCACAAATCGATGAACTCATTGATAAGGCTGAAGATCGGGATTTCATACAGTCAGCATTTCGTAAGGCATCTCAGGTCGAACGCCGGACAGGTCAGTCAATGGTTCCAGTGTATCTCGACGAACTCACGACGAATGGAGCACGTGTCGAAAAGGCAAAGGTTCAACCACTAATATGTGCCCTGTTTGAAATCCACGACGAAATCGATCAAAAAGGGGATGCTGAAAGGGGCTTTATGGCGATGGCAAACACTAGCCTTCGCTACCACTGGCTCATAAGACGTCTTACGCGCGATCGTTTTACGATCCAAGAGCGATCGGATCTATATTTGGTTGCTACCCGAAACGCGGCGTTAGGGTGGCTCGTGGATTTTGTGTCTTCGGCCAAAGGCGATTACCAGGTCCGTGAAGGTCGGCAGCCAACACGAGAGGAAGATTGCCTCACTACAGAAGCTGTCTTACCAGCGCTTACTAATCGAGCGCTAGGCGCAATTCGTTCTGCTGCCGCAAATGGAACGCTCCTAGGCCATCCGGATTTGCTCTACATTCTTTATCGGTGGATAGATTTTATGGACAATGACCCATCTGAGGTTCGTGCGTGGACGAATGCATTACTACTCGACCCCAAAGGATTAGTCTCGCTTGCGCAAGCGATGACCGGAGAGTCATGGTCTATGGGCATGGGCGGCTTTGGTTCACTCGGTGATAGAGTGCCGAGGCGTAACGTTACGGCACAAATCAATGATGACACGGATATCATTGACGTCACGTCTTTTCGAGAGGCGCTCAGAGCCGTTCAAGATAGTGAGGCGATCACTGCTGAAGAGAAAGAAACTGTGCGTGTCTTTCTCGAAGCATGGGATCATCAAAGGCGTCGAGATGACGATTAG
- a CDS encoding ParA family protein: MPYIISVVSQKGGVGKSTIARMIAVEFARMEGGCWQVLLADLDPSQATAYRWSQWRKENAMKPDIDARPYASPEQVLADSGKYHIVIVDGAPNASRDTLRVAQAEDVVIIPTGTSRDDLIPTVQLANELEKNDISPQTIVFGLNRLGSSPVENKEARDYLEQTGYRVASGELRDMVTYRRASDLGQAITETCLGELNNRARVFFRSLMKELFEANEEQSGER; this comes from the coding sequence ATGCCCTATATTATTTCTGTTGTCTCCCAGAAGGGAGGGGTCGGCAAAAGCACGATTGCCCGCATGATCGCGGTCGAATTTGCACGGATGGAGGGTGGCTGCTGGCAAGTGTTGCTTGCCGATCTGGATCCATCGCAAGCAACTGCCTATAGATGGTCACAATGGCGCAAGGAAAACGCCATGAAGCCAGATATCGATGCCAGACCATATGCAAGTCCCGAACAGGTGTTGGCGGATTCAGGCAAATATCACATTGTTATCGTCGATGGTGCCCCCAATGCATCCCGCGACACGCTACGCGTTGCTCAAGCTGAGGATGTTGTCATCATCCCAACCGGCACATCACGCGACGACCTCATTCCAACGGTCCAACTGGCAAACGAGCTCGAGAAAAATGACATATCACCGCAAACCATCGTCTTTGGTCTCAACCGGCTTGGCTCCAGCCCTGTCGAAAACAAAGAAGCCAGAGACTATCTCGAACAGACTGGCTATCGCGTGGCATCAGGTGAACTGCGCGACATGGTAACCTACCGAAGGGCAAGTGATCTTGGTCAAGCGATCACGGAAACATGTCTCGGAGAACTCAACAATCGCGCCCGTGTATTTTTCCGGTCGCTGATGAAAGAGCTGTTCGAAGCCAATGAGGAACAATCAGGAGAACGATGA